The Zonotrichia albicollis isolate bZonAlb1 chromosome 9, bZonAlb1.hap1, whole genome shotgun sequence genome has a window encoding:
- the TNK2 gene encoding activated CDC42 kinase 1 isoform X8, whose translation MQAEEGTDWLLELLTELQLQQYFLRIRDELNVTRLSHFEYVKNEDLEKIGMGRPGQRRLWEAVKRRKAMCKRKSWMSKVFSGKRPESELPPQPQSTFRKPPTPPPPEAGGQHSLTCLVRERDLSIFEKLGDGSFGVVRRGEWCTPAGKTLNVAVKCLKTDVLSQPEALDDFIREVNAMHSLDHRNLIRLYGVVLSHPMKMVTELAPLGSLLDRLRKNQGHFLISTLCQYAIQVAKGMAYLESKRFIHRDLAARNILLASNELVKIGDFGLMRALPKNDDHYVMQEHRKVPFAWCAPESLKTRTFSHASDTWMFGVTLWEMFTYGQEPWIGLNGSQILHKIDKEGERLPRPEDCPQDIYNVMLQCWAHKPEDRPTFVALRDFLVEAQPTDMRALQDFEEPDKLHIQMNDIITVIEGRAENYWWRGQNKRTLKVGQFPRNTVTSVAGLSAHDISQPLKNSFIHTGHGDTNPQHCWGFPDKIDELYLGNPLDPPDILGVDQTAARPTQLPGRAKRQPPPRPPQPTVLLTKPCYDPVSEEEEGLPGGLRKLCLKKPGTGKGLRPAKPSARVPGTKVGERQPRRLASEGTASSEVTLIDFGEEVPQGSPSPVGELTALSLAELAMEAFSLLDKTPPQSPTRALPRPLHPTPVVDWDARPLPPPPAYDDVAQDEDDIEVCSITSPPSRRGKTNYGFVDEGERGPALEDNLFLPPKETKQPSMTQTTELFEELQQECMKRLNVPLGPAAPADDKPQIPPRVPIPPRPLRRNEPGRWSGDLSPASGGEEDRPPQIPPRDPLSRPTSRTPSPMALQVGSPQQRAALCSCLSTSPGKPMPTTQSFALDPKYATPKVIQAQGKDCSKGPCILPIVKDGQKVSSTHYYLLPERPAYLDKYEKFFKEAKSPEEVAASRQVTTATVRPMVQQPLSDCKGNFSSNNSNPGPKCLVKASCSLQKIVYDGPDVCRPADKIRLVQDMVHGVTTEECQAALQSHGWNVQRAIQYLKVEQLFCLGLKSRGECQQVLEKFNWNLAQASSHLLGPYSATRQKW comes from the exons ATGCAGGCGGAGGAGGGCACAGactggctgctggagctgctcaccgagctgcagctgcagcagtacTTCCTGCGCATCCGAGACGAGCTCAACGTCACACGCCTCTCCCACTTCGAGTACGTCAAAAATGAGGATCTGGAGAAGATTGGCATGGGACGCCCCG gcCAGCGGCGGCTGTGGGAGGCAGTGAAGCGGAGGAAAGCCATGTGCAAGCGGAAATCCTGGATGAGCAAG GTGTTCAGTGGGAAGCGCCCGGAGTCGGAGCTGccgccccagccccagagcaccttCCGCAAGCCTCCCACACCACCACCCCCCGAAGCTGGGGGCCAGCACTCCCTCACCTGCCTCGTGCGGGAGCGGGACCTCTCAATCTTTGAGAAGCTGGGTGATGGCTCCTTTGGGGTCGTACGTCGTGGCGAGTGGTGCACACCTGCTGGCAAGACG CTGAATGTGGCAGTGAAGTGCCTCAAGACAGATGTGCTGAGCCAGCCGGAGGCACTGGACGACTTCATCCGGGAGGTGAATGCCATGCACTCCCTGGACCACAGGAACCTCATCCGCCTCTATGGCGTGGTGCTCTCCCACCCCATGAAGATG gtgacagagctgGCCCCACTGGGCTCCCTGCTGGACCGGCTGCGGAAGAACCAGGGCCATTTCCTCATCTCCACCCTGTGCCAGTATGCCATCCAGGTGGCCAAGGGCATGGCCTACCTGGAGTCCAAGCGCTTCATCCACCGTGACCTGGCTGCCCGCAACATCCTGCTGGCCTCCAATGAGCTCGTCAAGATCGGGGACTTTGGTCTGATGCGGGCACTGCCCAAAAATGACGATCACTACGTGATGCAGGAGCACCGCAAGGTCCCCTTTGCCTG GTGTGCTCCCGAGAGCCTGAAGACACGCACCTTCTCCCACGCCAGTGACACCTGGATGTTCGGAGTGACCCTCTGGGAGATGTTCACCTATGGCCAGGAGCCTTGGATTGGCCTCAATGGCAGCCAG ATCCTGCACAAGATAGACAAGGAGGGTGAGCGGCTGCCACGGCCTGAGGACTGTCCCCAGGACATCTACAACGTCATGTTGCAGTGCTGGGCACACAAACCCGAGGACCGACCCACCTTTGTGGCCTTGAGAGACTTCTTGGTGGAG GCTCAGCCCACCGACATGAGAGCGCTGCAGGACTTTGAGGAACCAGACAAGCTGCACATCCAGATGAACGACATCATCACGGTCATTGAGGGCAG GGCCGAGAATTACTGGTGGCGGGGTCAGAATAAACGGACCCTAAAAGTGGGCCAATTTCCCCGAAACACGGTGACCTCGGTGGCAGGGCTGTCAGCCCACGACATCAGCCAGCCACTTAAAAACAGCTTCATCCACACAGGCCATGGAGACACCAACCCGCAGCACTGCTGGGGGTTTCCCGATAAAATTGATGA gctgTACCTGGGAAATCCCTTGGACCCTCCTGATATTTTAGGTGTGGACCAAACTGCTGCCAGACCTACACAGCTTCCAGGGAGAGCTAAAA ggcagcctcCTCCGCGCCCACCTCAGCCTACCGTCCTGCTCACCA AGCCTTGCTACGACCCAGttagtgaggaggaggagggtctgCCAGGGGGTCTCCGGAAGCTCTGCCTGAAgaagcctggcacagggaagggtCTGCGACCAGCCAAGCCATCAGCACGAGTCCCGGGCACCAAGGTGGGCGAGCGGCAACCCAGACGGCTGGCAAGCGAGGGGACAGCAAGCAGCGAGGTGACTCTCATTGACTTTGGGGAGGAAGTTCCCCAGGGTAGCCCCTCTCCAGTGGGAGAGCTGACAGCCCTGTCATTAGCCGAGCTGGCCATGGAAGCCTTCTCTTTGCTGGACAAGACCCCACCACAGAGCCCCACGCGGGCTCTGCCTCGGCCTCTGCACCCCACACCGGTGGTGGACTGGGATGCCCGGCCCTTGCCCCCACCACCTGCCTATGATGATGTGGCACAGGATGAGGACGATATTGAGGTCTGTTCCATCACCAGCCCCCCAAGCCGGCGGGGAAAGACCAACTATGGCTTTGTGGATGAGGGTGAGCGGGGACCGGCACTGGAGGACAACCTCTTCCTGCCCCCCAAGGAGACCAAGCAGCCCAGCATGACACAGACCACCGAGCTCTtcgaggagctgcagcaggagtgcATGAAGAGGCTCAACGTCCCTCTGGGACCGGCTGCACCAGCTGATGACAAGCCCCAGATCCCTCCCCGCGTCCCAATCCCGCCCCGGCCCCTTCGCCGCAATGAGCCTGGGCGCTGGTCAGGGGACCTCTCCCCAGCTTCGGGGGGCGAGGAGGACCGGCCGCCCCAGATCCCCCCGCGGGACCCGCTGTCCCGGCCCACCTCTCGGACACCCAGCCCCAtggctctgcaggtgggctccCCCCAGCAGCGTGctgccctctgctcctgcctctccacCTCACCAGGGAAGCCCATGCCCACCACACAGAGCTTCGCCCTCGACCCTAAGTACGCCACCCCCAAGGTCATCCAGGCGCAGGGCAAGGACTGCTCCAAGGGGCCCTGCATCCTGCCCATCGTGAAGGATGGGCAGAAGGTGAGCAGCACTCACTACTACCTGCTGCCTGAGCGCCCGGCCTACCTGGACAAGTATGAGAAGTTTTTCAAGGAGGCTAAAAGCCCTGAGGAGGTGGCAGCGTCCCGCCAGGTCACCACAGCCACTGTCCGTCCCATGGTGCAGCAGCCACTGTCAGACTGCAAGGGCAACTTTTCCTCCAACAACAGCAACCCTGGGCCCAAGTGCCTGGTGAAAgcctcctgcagcctccagaAGATTGTGTACGATGGGCCGGATGTTTGCCGTCCTGCTGACAAGATCCGGTTG GTGCAGGACATGGTGCATGGTGTGACCACCGAGGAATGCCAGGCAGCCCTTCAGAGCCATGGCTGGAACGTCCAACGGGCTATCCAGTACCTGAAG GtggagcagctcttctgcctggGGCTGAAGTCCCGTGGTGAGTGCCAGCAGGTGCTGGAGAAGTTCAACTGGAACCTGGCACAGGCCAGCTCCCACCTCCTCGGTCCCTACAGCGCCACCCGCCAGAA GTGGTGA
- the TNK2 gene encoding activated CDC42 kinase 1 isoform X2: MQAEEGTDWLLELLTELQLQQYFLRIRDELNVTRLSHFEYVKNEDLEKIGMGRPGQRRLWEAVKRRKAMCKRKSWMSKVFSGKRPESELPPQPQSTFRKPPTPPPPEAGGQHSLTCLVRERDLSIFEKLGDGSFGVVRRGEWCTPAGKTLNVAVKCLKTDVLSQPEALDDFIREVNAMHSLDHRNLIRLYGVVLSHPMKMVTELAPLGSLLDRLRKNQGHFLISTLCQYAIQVAKGMAYLESKRFIHRDLAARNILLASNELVKIGDFGLMRALPKNDDHYVMQEHRKVPFAWCAPESLKTRTFSHASDTWMFGVTLWEMFTYGQEPWIGLNGSQILHKIDKEGERLPRPEDCPQDIYNVMLQCWAHKPEDRPTFVALRDFLVEAQPTDMRALQDFEEPDKLHIQMNDIITVIEGRAENYWWRGQNKRTLKVGQFPRNTVTSVAGLSAHDISQPLKNSFIHTGHGDTNPQHCWGFPDKIDELYLGNPLDPPDILGVDQTAARPTQLPGRAKKPCYDPVSEEEEGLPGGLRKLCLKKPGTGKGLRPAKPSARVPGTKVGERQPRRLASEGTASSEVTLIDFGEEVPQGSPSPVGELTALSLAELAMEAFSLLDKTPPQSPTRALPRPLHPTPVVDWDARPLPPPPAYDDVAQDEDDIEVCSITSPPSRRGKTNYGFVDEGERGPALEDNLFLPPKETKQPSMTQTTELFEELQQECMKRLNVPLGPAAPADDKPQIPPRVPIPPRPLRRNEPGRWSGDLSPASGGEEDRPPQIPPRDPLSRPTSRTPSPMALQVGSPQQRAALCSCLSTSPGKPMPTTQSFALDPKYATPKVIQAQGKDCSKGPCILPIVKDGQKVSSTHYYLLPERPAYLDKYEKFFKEAKSPEEVAASRQVTTATVRPMVQQPLSDCKGNFSSNNSNPGPKCLVKASCSLQKIVYDGPDVCRPADKIRLVQDMVHGVTTEECQAALQSHGWNVQRAIQYLKVEQLFCLGLKSRGECQQVLEKFNWNLAQASSHLLGPYSATRQKW, from the exons ATGCAGGCGGAGGAGGGCACAGactggctgctggagctgctcaccgagctgcagctgcagcagtacTTCCTGCGCATCCGAGACGAGCTCAACGTCACACGCCTCTCCCACTTCGAGTACGTCAAAAATGAGGATCTGGAGAAGATTGGCATGGGACGCCCCG gcCAGCGGCGGCTGTGGGAGGCAGTGAAGCGGAGGAAAGCCATGTGCAAGCGGAAATCCTGGATGAGCAAG GTGTTCAGTGGGAAGCGCCCGGAGTCGGAGCTGccgccccagccccagagcaccttCCGCAAGCCTCCCACACCACCACCCCCCGAAGCTGGGGGCCAGCACTCCCTCACCTGCCTCGTGCGGGAGCGGGACCTCTCAATCTTTGAGAAGCTGGGTGATGGCTCCTTTGGGGTCGTACGTCGTGGCGAGTGGTGCACACCTGCTGGCAAGACG CTGAATGTGGCAGTGAAGTGCCTCAAGACAGATGTGCTGAGCCAGCCGGAGGCACTGGACGACTTCATCCGGGAGGTGAATGCCATGCACTCCCTGGACCACAGGAACCTCATCCGCCTCTATGGCGTGGTGCTCTCCCACCCCATGAAGATG gtgacagagctgGCCCCACTGGGCTCCCTGCTGGACCGGCTGCGGAAGAACCAGGGCCATTTCCTCATCTCCACCCTGTGCCAGTATGCCATCCAGGTGGCCAAGGGCATGGCCTACCTGGAGTCCAAGCGCTTCATCCACCGTGACCTGGCTGCCCGCAACATCCTGCTGGCCTCCAATGAGCTCGTCAAGATCGGGGACTTTGGTCTGATGCGGGCACTGCCCAAAAATGACGATCACTACGTGATGCAGGAGCACCGCAAGGTCCCCTTTGCCTG GTGTGCTCCCGAGAGCCTGAAGACACGCACCTTCTCCCACGCCAGTGACACCTGGATGTTCGGAGTGACCCTCTGGGAGATGTTCACCTATGGCCAGGAGCCTTGGATTGGCCTCAATGGCAGCCAG ATCCTGCACAAGATAGACAAGGAGGGTGAGCGGCTGCCACGGCCTGAGGACTGTCCCCAGGACATCTACAACGTCATGTTGCAGTGCTGGGCACACAAACCCGAGGACCGACCCACCTTTGTGGCCTTGAGAGACTTCTTGGTGGAG GCTCAGCCCACCGACATGAGAGCGCTGCAGGACTTTGAGGAACCAGACAAGCTGCACATCCAGATGAACGACATCATCACGGTCATTGAGGGCAG GGCCGAGAATTACTGGTGGCGGGGTCAGAATAAACGGACCCTAAAAGTGGGCCAATTTCCCCGAAACACGGTGACCTCGGTGGCAGGGCTGTCAGCCCACGACATCAGCCAGCCACTTAAAAACAGCTTCATCCACACAGGCCATGGAGACACCAACCCGCAGCACTGCTGGGGGTTTCCCGATAAAATTGATGA gctgTACCTGGGAAATCCCTTGGACCCTCCTGATATTTTAGGTGTGGACCAAACTGCTGCCAGACCTACACAGCTTCCAGGGAGAGCTAAAA AGCCTTGCTACGACCCAGttagtgaggaggaggagggtctgCCAGGGGGTCTCCGGAAGCTCTGCCTGAAgaagcctggcacagggaagggtCTGCGACCAGCCAAGCCATCAGCACGAGTCCCGGGCACCAAGGTGGGCGAGCGGCAACCCAGACGGCTGGCAAGCGAGGGGACAGCAAGCAGCGAGGTGACTCTCATTGACTTTGGGGAGGAAGTTCCCCAGGGTAGCCCCTCTCCAGTGGGAGAGCTGACAGCCCTGTCATTAGCCGAGCTGGCCATGGAAGCCTTCTCTTTGCTGGACAAGACCCCACCACAGAGCCCCACGCGGGCTCTGCCTCGGCCTCTGCACCCCACACCGGTGGTGGACTGGGATGCCCGGCCCTTGCCCCCACCACCTGCCTATGATGATGTGGCACAGGATGAGGACGATATTGAGGTCTGTTCCATCACCAGCCCCCCAAGCCGGCGGGGAAAGACCAACTATGGCTTTGTGGATGAGGGTGAGCGGGGACCGGCACTGGAGGACAACCTCTTCCTGCCCCCCAAGGAGACCAAGCAGCCCAGCATGACACAGACCACCGAGCTCTtcgaggagctgcagcaggagtgcATGAAGAGGCTCAACGTCCCTCTGGGACCGGCTGCACCAGCTGATGACAAGCCCCAGATCCCTCCCCGCGTCCCAATCCCGCCCCGGCCCCTTCGCCGCAATGAGCCTGGGCGCTGGTCAGGGGACCTCTCCCCAGCTTCGGGGGGCGAGGAGGACCGGCCGCCCCAGATCCCCCCGCGGGACCCGCTGTCCCGGCCCACCTCTCGGACACCCAGCCCCAtggctctgcaggtgggctccCCCCAGCAGCGTGctgccctctgctcctgcctctccacCTCACCAGGGAAGCCCATGCCCACCACACAGAGCTTCGCCCTCGACCCTAAGTACGCCACCCCCAAGGTCATCCAGGCGCAGGGCAAGGACTGCTCCAAGGGGCCCTGCATCCTGCCCATCGTGAAGGATGGGCAGAAGGTGAGCAGCACTCACTACTACCTGCTGCCTGAGCGCCCGGCCTACCTGGACAAGTATGAGAAGTTTTTCAAGGAGGCTAAAAGCCCTGAGGAGGTGGCAGCGTCCCGCCAGGTCACCACAGCCACTGTCCGTCCCATGGTGCAGCAGCCACTGTCAGACTGCAAGGGCAACTTTTCCTCCAACAACAGCAACCCTGGGCCCAAGTGCCTGGTGAAAgcctcctgcagcctccagaAGATTGTGTACGATGGGCCGGATGTTTGCCGTCCTGCTGACAAGATCCGGTTG GTGCAGGACATGGTGCATGGTGTGACCACCGAGGAATGCCAGGCAGCCCTTCAGAGCCATGGCTGGAACGTCCAACGGGCTATCCAGTACCTGAAG GtggagcagctcttctgcctggGGCTGAAGTCCCGTGGTGAGTGCCAGCAGGTGCTGGAGAAGTTCAACTGGAACCTGGCACAGGCCAGCTCCCACCTCCTCGGTCCCTACAGCGCCACCCGCCAGAA GTGGTGA